The sequence CGGCTGGATCGACGAGGCCATGGCGGAACCGCCGGCCAGTACGCACGCCAAGGTCACAAAGAAGGAACGCATAACCAAGAACTCCGCCTATAGTGACGAAGACATTAGTGCGGCTTTATTTCCATCCCGTCAGGAGATTAGGTAAAGATTTAATGGACTTGCGATTGCAGAGCCGAAGTGATGTTTACTTTTCGCGCTCCACTGCGCGCCATCCGATATCATTGCGATAGAAGCCGTTGTCCCATTTCACTTCGCCGGCAAGGGCATAGGCGCGTTCTTTTGCTTCGCCCACAGTCTTGCCTGTGGCAGTGATGTTGAGGACTCGCCCACCCGTCGCAACGAGTGCGCCATCCTTCAAGGCTGTGCCGGCATGAAACACTTTCTCGCCTTCGCTGTCGGCCGGCAGCGCCGCGATCGGTGTGTTCTTGGCGTAGGAGCCGGGATAGCCCTTCGAGGCCATGACGACCGTTAGCGCCGGATCCCCGCTCCATTCGGCAGTCACCTGATCCAGCGTGCCGTTGGCGCAGGCATAGAGCATTGGCAGCAGGTCGCTCTTCAGGCGCATCATCAGTGCCTGGCATTCCGGATCGCCGAAGCGGACATTGTATTCGATGAGTTCGGGACCCTTGGCGGTGATCATCAGCCCAGCGAAGAAGACGCCGCTGAAAGGATGGCCGCTTTCGGCCATGCCGCGCATCGTCGGCTCGATAATCTCCTTCATGGTGCGCTCAACCAATTCGGGCGTCATCACGGGGGCAGGGGAATAGGCGCCCATGCCGCCGGTGTTCGGGCCGGTGTCGCCGTCGCCGACGCGTTTGTGGTCCTGTGCGGTCGCCAGCGCCAGCGCATGCTTGCCATCGCAAAGGCAGAAGAAGCTTGCCTCTTCACCATCGAGATAGGCTTCGATCACCACTTCTGCGCCGGCCTCACCAAATGCACCCTCAAAGCAATCGTCGATCGCGGCCAGCGCTTCGTCGATCGTCATCGCAACGGTGACGCCCTTGCCAGCCGCAAGACCGTCCGCCTTCACGACGATCGGCGCTCCCTGAGCGCGGACATAGGCTTTCGCCTTCGGTGCATTGTTGAAGCGCTGATAGGCGCCGGTGGGAATATTGTAGCGGGCGCAGATATCCTTGGTGAAACCCTTGGACCCTTCGAGCTGCGCGGCGGCTGCAGAAGGGCCAAAAACGGCAATATCGGCGGCGCGCAGCTTGTCGGCAATGCCGGCGACCAAGGGCGCTTCCGGGCCGACGACGACGAAGTCGATGGCCTTGTCCTTGCAGAAGGCGACAACAGCGTCGTGGTTGTCGATATCGATCGGCGCAAGCGTCGCATGCTCGGCAATGCCGGGATTGCCGGGTGCGGCATAGAATTCCGTCATGAGAGGCGATTGCGCCAGTTTCCAGGCCAATGCGTGCTCGCGTCCGCCCGATCCGATCAACAGAACTCTCATGGCTTGCCCTTTCGTTGCGTCCTTTTGGGCGGTTAAGGGGGCTTGAGCCAAAGGTCAAGCGGCAAATCCTGTGGAGGCAGGGCTGGCAACATTGCCATGCCTTTTTATCCCGTTAAAGCGGAAGCGGCTTCGCCCTCCACGCCATCTCCGCGCCCGGATTGGCGTGTTCCGTGACGAAAACCGCTTCTTATGTCCGCGGGATCATGCTTATGGTCCCCTTTACGATTGTCCAGTTCAGAGAGACACATGTCCGCCGATATCCGTTCCCTTGCTGCTACCATCGCCGCCGAGATCAACTCCCGCCCGGATCAGGCCAAGGCCGCCATCGAGCTCCTGGACGAAGGTGCAACGGTGCCCTTCATCGCCCGCTACCGCAAGGAGGTGACCGGTGGCCTCGATGATACCCAGCTTCGTACTCTGTCGGAACGTCTGGTCTATCTGCGTGAGCTGGAAGCCCGTCGCGCCGCAATCATCGAATCCATCAGCAGCCAGGGCAAGATGACCGACGAGCTGATGAGCAAGGTTGCAACCGTCGGCACCAAGGCTGAGCTGGAAGACCTTTATCTGCCCTACAAGCCGAAGCGCCGCACGCGCGCCGAAATTGCCAGGGAACGCGGCCTCGGCCCATTGGCCGACACGATCCTTGCGGATCGCTCCAAAGAGCCCGCGGTTCTCGCCGAAGGCTTTATCACGGCCGATGTGCCTGACGTGAAAACGGCGCTGGAAGGCGCGCGCGACATCATCGCCGAAGGCATTGCCGAAAATGCCGATCTGCTTGGCAAGCTGCGCAATTACATGAAGACCAATGCCACGCTGAAGGCTGCAGTCGTCGACGGCAAGCAGGAGGCAGGCGCCAAATTCTCGGATTATTTTGCCCATCAGGAGCGCTGGGCTACGGCTCCCGGTCATCGCGCGCTTGCCATGCTGCGCGGCTGGAACGAAGAAGTGCTGACGCTGAATATCGAAGTCGATACCGACGCCGTCTCGCCCAACAAGCCGGTCGAGCGCATGATCACTGCGGCCTATGATATCGGCGCAAACCAGCCCGGCGACCGCTGGCTGACGGAGGTCGCGAGCTGGACCTGGCGTGTGAAGCTTTCGATGTCACTGTCGCTCGACCTGATGCGGGAACTGCGCGAACGTGCGGAAGAAGAAGCGATCCATGTTTTCGCCCGCAATCTGAAGGATCTGCTGCTGGCAGCGCCTGCGGGTTCGCGCGCCACCATGGGCCTCGATCCGGGCATCCGCACCGGCGTCAAGGTCGCCGTGGTCGATGGCACGGGCAAGCTCCTGGAGACGACGACGGTCTATCCTTTCCCGCCGAAGAACGACGTGCGCGGCACGCAGGCCGCACTTGCCTCGCTCATCCGCAAGCACAAGGTCGAGCTGATCGCGATCGGCAACGGCACGGGCAGCCGCGAAACCGAGAAGCTTGTGGCCGACATGCTGGCCGAACTGCCGGCGCCGAAGCCGACGAAGGTTATCGTTTCCGAAGCCGGTGCATCGGTTTACTCTGCCTCGGAAACCGCGGCGCTCGAATTTCCCGGCCTCGACGTCTCGTTGCGCGGCGCCGTCTCCATCGCCCGCCGCCTGCAGGATCCGCTGGCCGAGCTGGTAAAGATCGAGCCGAAGTCGATCGGCGTCGGCCAATACCAGCACGATGTCGACCAGCAGAAGCTGTCGCGCTCGCTGGATGCGGTGGTCGAGGATGCGGTGAACGCCGTTGGCGTCGATCTGAACACGGCGTCTGTGCCGCTGCTTGCCCGCGTCTCCGGTCTCGGGCCTTCTATTGCCGAGGCGATCGTTCGGCATCGTGACGGCGAAGGCGCCTTCGAGACCCGGCGCGATCTCCTGAAGGTCGCCCGTCTCGGCCAGCGTACCTTCGAGCAATGCGCCGGCTTCCTGCGCATCCCCAACGGCAAGGAGCCGCTGGACGCTTCCTCCGTGCATCCCGAAGCCTATGGCGTCGCCAAGAAGATCGTTGCCGCCTGCGGCCGCGACCTGCGAACGCTGATGGGCGACACCGCGACGCTGAAGGCGGTCGATCCCCGTCAGTTCATCGACGACAAATTCGGCCTGCCGACCGTGCGTGACATCATCGCCGAACTGGAAAAGCCGGGCCGAGATCCGCGCCCGAGCTTCAAGACCGCGACCTTTGCGGAGGGTGTCAACGAGATCGGTGACCTCAAGCCGGGAATGCTGCTGGAAGGAACCGTCACCAACGTCGCCGCCTTCGGCGCCTTTGTCGATATTGGTGTGCATCAGGACGGTTTGGTGCATGTCTCGCAGCTGGCGGATCGCTTCATCAAGGACCCGCATGAGGTTGTGAAGGCCGGCGAC comes from Rhizobium tropici CIAT 899 and encodes:
- the purD gene encoding phosphoribosylamine--glycine ligase encodes the protein MRVLLIGSGGREHALAWKLAQSPLMTEFYAAPGNPGIAEHATLAPIDIDNHDAVVAFCKDKAIDFVVVGPEAPLVAGIADKLRAADIAVFGPSAAAAQLEGSKGFTKDICARYNIPTGAYQRFNNAPKAKAYVRAQGAPIVVKADGLAAGKGVTVAMTIDEALAAIDDCFEGAFGEAGAEVVIEAYLDGEEASFFCLCDGKHALALATAQDHKRVGDGDTGPNTGGMGAYSPAPVMTPELVERTMKEIIEPTMRGMAESGHPFSGVFFAGLMITAKGPELIEYNVRFGDPECQALMMRLKSDLLPMLYACANGTLDQVTAEWSGDPALTVVMASKGYPGSYAKNTPIAALPADSEGEKVFHAGTALKDGALVATGGRVLNITATGKTVGEAKERAYALAGEVKWDNGFYRNDIGWRAVEREK
- a CDS encoding Tex family protein, producing MSADIRSLAATIAAEINSRPDQAKAAIELLDEGATVPFIARYRKEVTGGLDDTQLRTLSERLVYLRELEARRAAIIESISSQGKMTDELMSKVATVGTKAELEDLYLPYKPKRRTRAEIARERGLGPLADTILADRSKEPAVLAEGFITADVPDVKTALEGARDIIAEGIAENADLLGKLRNYMKTNATLKAAVVDGKQEAGAKFSDYFAHQERWATAPGHRALAMLRGWNEEVLTLNIEVDTDAVSPNKPVERMITAAYDIGANQPGDRWLTEVASWTWRVKLSMSLSLDLMRELRERAEEEAIHVFARNLKDLLLAAPAGSRATMGLDPGIRTGVKVAVVDGTGKLLETTTVYPFPPKNDVRGTQAALASLIRKHKVELIAIGNGTGSRETEKLVADMLAELPAPKPTKVIVSEAGASVYSASETAALEFPGLDVSLRGAVSIARRLQDPLAELVKIEPKSIGVGQYQHDVDQQKLSRSLDAVVEDAVNAVGVDLNTASVPLLARVSGLGPSIAEAIVRHRDGEGAFETRRDLLKVARLGQRTFEQCAGFLRIPNGKEPLDASSVHPEAYGVAKKIVAACGRDLRTLMGDTATLKAVDPRQFIDDKFGLPTVRDIIAELEKPGRDPRPSFKTATFAEGVNEIGDLKPGMLLEGTVTNVAAFGAFVDIGVHQDGLVHVSQLADRFIKDPHEVVKAGDVVKVRVVEVDAKRKRIGLSMRKDGSTVAAPSGRDTREQGGPRSAGVKGNARPKAEQQGSFGAALADALKRK